CGAACTCCGCGGCCGTCTCGGCCGCGGCGAGGACCGCCAGTGTGAAGCGGCGCAGCTGGGCAAAGAGCGGGATCGCCGGCGTGATGTCGGGAATGCCGCGACTCTGGCCCGGCCGATCGGCGCGGAAGTAGTGGATCATCGACGCCGCAGGCACACGGTCGTACTGCAGGCCAGCGCCCCAGCGGACGTCACCCGGATGTTGCTTGAGAACGTGATACTCGACGGGATTGCCGAACTCGTCGAAGACGATTCCGTCCACGGCGTTGGAATCGCTCAGCGCCAGATCGGGCGTCGCGACCTGATCGGCTTCGATGAGGCGGACGTCGAGCTGAATCGGGGTCGAAAGCCGCGTATTCCGCGCGAGCAGGGCAAATGACTCGCCGGATTCGGCGCGAGCGGAGCGCATGGTACGGAGCTTGGCCGCCAATCCGACAGCCTTGGACCACGCCATGAAGACCCGCTCGATGCGCGTGTTCGCCTCCGGATCGTTGGTCAGCATCTGCAGTCGCGGCCCCGTGCCGACCACATCGTTGGCCAGAGTACTGACAATGCCGCGGGCGTAGGAGTTGTTGGCCACTTCGTAGCGAGCGCGATTGCGCAGGACACGCCGCACTTCCGGACTGGCGGCGGCGTCAGCACTCAGCCCGTCGGCGTTGGCCCAGTGGCGGCGATTCCCGTCCGTGGTCACCGCCGCGTCGTAGCGCCCGCGGATCGCGGAAAGCGGCACGAGTCGGCTGAGGGGAACGGCGATCATCGATCGCCGCTGGTGCGACTGGGCCCGAGCGGGCGCATCCGTGCGCCAAAATGTCCGCAGGAAACTGAGCATGCGTCATTCAGTCGTCCCGGGCGGGACGAGCTTGGTGATCTTGACTCCGAGGTTCTTGTTCTTGGCGGCGGCCTTGGAGTTCAGGTAGCGATCCGCCTCGATC
The DNA window shown above is from Phycisphaerales bacterium and carries:
- a CDS encoding phage portal protein produces the protein MIAVPLSRLVPLSAIRGRYDAAVTTDGNRRHWANADGLSADAAASPEVRRVLRNRARYEVANNSYARGIVSTLANDVVGTGPRLQMLTNDPEANTRIERVFMAWSKAVGLAAKLRTMRSARAESGESFALLARNTRLSTPIQLDVRLIEADQVATPDLALSDSNAVDGIVFDEFGNPVEYHVLKQHPGDVRWGAGLQYDRVPAASMIHYFRADRPGQSRGIPDITPAIPLFAQLRRFTLAVLAAAETAAEFAGVLQTDAPPNGEAEDIEPMDTIEIEKRMLLTLPGGWKMAQMKAEQPATTYGEFKREILNEIVRCLNMPFNVAAGNSSGYNYASGRLDHQTYFKSNRIEQAHLECTVLDRIFDAWLDEAVLVEDLLPQSMRMTDAPRSHQWFWDGNEHVDPAKEANAQATRLTSRTTSLAREYAKQGLDWEMELRQIAKERALLRELGIEDATEAAPVGVPSPVTEDDDEQDEPENA